AGCGCTCCTTCCACTGGTGATGAAGGCTTCTGAGTGCCACACAGCGGGCGTGGCGATGGAGCAGCTCGGCAAGAGGGACAGGATTGTTAAACCGGTCGGCTAAATCGCGCAGGGCCTTCTCGGCATTATCAACCGAACCTTCCGACTCCGCGAGCCATGCCTCAACACTCAAACAGAGCACACGCGCCTGCCCTGCCCTATCGGACGTGCAATAAACCTGATGGGCTGCTCGAACGCGTGCTACCTCATTGGCTGGTGCCTCGGTGGCCTTCGGAGTTCTCATTTGCATCAAGACTTGTGCGATTCGCGGATCGCCTGGGACTTCCTTCTGCGCTTCACGAGCCACGCGCAAGGCCTCATCTCGCTTGCCAGCTTTAACTAGGACATCTACCCAGATCCCAAAGCCGGGCGCGTTGCCTTCTTCATCCCGAAGCCTCGAAGCCACCATAGAACGTGCCCAAACCTCAGCCACCTCCCACTCCTTAAGCTCCGAGTACGATTGAATGACGAGCACGGACGCTTCGGCCGATTTCGGCGCGAGTGTTGCGAGCTCCAACGCAAAATCAGCTCCGAACCGCTTACCCTTGCGCTTGTTGACCGCCAGATAGGTGTGCCGCCAAATCTCAGGATATTTTACAACCATCTGAGCCAGCTCAGCCGCCCCAAATAGCGACGAAGCCGCACTTGCAGCGCGGGTGCGCGCCCAGGAGTTCTCCAAGAGTTCAACGTAAAGCTTCTTGGACTCCTCGATCTCCTCGGCCTCAGCCATGACCCATGCGAGGTAGAGACGCATACGTGCCGTCGGCTCAGTATGGGCTGCTCTCTTCGCCAGTTCCAACGCGGCCTTGGAATCACCACGTTTGCGAGCGTCTTGCGCCAGTGAGAAATAGAGCCGTGAATCGCCAGGAGTCAGCCGTACGCGCCTTTCCTCCTGCCTATTCTCATTGAGCTCAGGCAGGGAGTAGACCACCCGGCCCCCCACAAAACCAATGGCGAGCACCGAGAGAACGATCAAGATTTTCGGGGCGAAATTCTCAACCTTCACATAGGGATAGGCTCCCGGCGCAAAGGCTTCCTCTTTGTGAGCCTGATAGACTTGCCGCGCCATGGCCTCCACTGCGATCAACATCGGCAGAGAAAGTCCGAGCGCAATGAAAGGGAAGTGCATGGCTCCAATCGCCAAGAAATAGGCAGAGAGCGCCACATTCAATGAAATGAAGAAGTGGCGCCTTTCCGAGACCTCGCCCTCGATATTGGGCATAAGAAGGGTGAGGGCCAAGAGTCCCAGCATGATCGCGGCCACCGGCCAGCCCATGGTCAAGACCCACTCAACCAACTCATTTTCAATCGTGGGAATGCTATGATCTTGGAGCAAGGTCCAATCGGTGTAGGCGGGAACTACATATTGGGTGGAGCCCGAACCCGAGCCCACTAGCCAAAAATCCACCGAAGCGCGCACGGCCGCACTCATCAACTCCACACGCGTCTCCAGGCTATCAAAAATCCATCGACCACCAGAGATCGCATTCATTAGGAAAGGTAACGCAATGCCTAGACCTACGACGCCGCCGGAGACGGAAAACACCAGCCAACGCCGTTTGATCAACATATGCCCGAGAAAGAGCGCCATAAAGAGGAGTGCGGAAACCAGAAAAGCCAAGAGCGCACCAGCACTCTCAGCCTCCATCATGGCGATGAACATGCCAATCCCCGCACCTCCAAGGGCCATTGCCGCGCCTCGGTTTTGGGTACGGGCCATTCGTGCGCTTAGTGCAGAACAGACCAGAGCCGCCCCACCAAAAAGGCTTGAGGCGTGGTTGGAGCTCACAAAGGAAGACATCTGCGGCGCACGCTTGGCCAGATAGAACCCAAAGAATTCCTGAAGTCCCATCGCGCGATGGACGTACCCTGTGATGAGCGATCCCAAAGCCGCAAAAACAAGGGCCCCGACCAACACCCGCCAGAGAGCCGAGCGATCGCGCAAGTTCACCACTGCGATTGAGGCGAGCGCGAGCACGCCTAAGCGCAGGCCTCGGTCCGCACTCTCGGCGGGAGCCATGGAAAAGGTTCGAAAACCGGACATCTCCAACCCTGCCGCGCTCACGCCGGCCGCGTACCATTCGTGTGAGAGTGGAGAGAAAAGGCTGATCAAACCAATGGGAAGAGGGATGATCTGAACGAAACTCCAAATCGCCCCGAGACCAAAGGCGATCGAGAATAAAGAGAGACGTGGGACTTTATATTTTGACGATTTTTGTTCATGTAGGACTAAAAAACACGCCACGAGGAGCCAGACGAACCAAATTGCGGCCACCCAGAAGTGCACAGACCCCAATAGCAGCGGGGAAATTCCCGCGGCCATGGCCACCATCAGCAATCCTGGACTAAGATCTTCACGCGTCATTGACGTAGACTCTCCAACTCTTTACATTTGCGCCCCTCTGAGGGACGCTTTTTCAACTTACTGAAATGATCAGGTCATGAACGAGATAGATACATTTGCCAATTACCACGTCCCCGACGCGGAGGAAGGCAGTGACTCGCCCGCTCGGCTCATATCGTACTACTGGGGGCTGCTCCGGAAGTACTACTGGATTATTCTGATCACGTCTATTGTCGGCGTTTCTGTCGGATATTTCTGGACTAAACAACAGCCGCGCCTTTTTAGGGCGGAGTCAAAAATCATCTTCCACCAAAACAAGAACAATGTGTTTGGTAAGAATATTGAACGTGTTGACCTTCTGGAACAAGGCGGAAGTTGGCAATTTGAACAGTTTTGGAACACCCAAAAGGAAGTCCTGAATTCGCGATGGTTCGCCGAAAGGATTGCTCAAAAAGTGGGGATGCTCGAGGGAGACACCCATATTCCCCTGACCAAGGCTGACGGAACCAGATACACAGACGAAGAGCGAACCCGCATGGCCATTGGCCGAGTGCGCGGAATGATGAGCGTAACGCTGCAGCGAGACAGCCGAGTGGCGCTGGTGGAAGTTACGGGTACCGACCCCAAATTCGCGACCGAGCTCGCGAACGCCGTCGCGAACGCCTACATCGACTACACCAAGGAATTCCAGTCCGGTGGGCTAAATCAGATCATCAACTGGTTCGATAAGTACGTTGGCGATAAGCGCGGCGAGCTGACTGCGGCGCAGGCCGCGCTGCACAAGTTCAAACGCGATAGAAACATCCTGGCGATCAGTTTTGAGGAACGTCAGAACTTAACGGGCTCGGATATGAGTTCGGTAAATTCGCAGCTCAATGACGTCCGCAACGACCTTTCGGCGGAGCGAGCCTCGCTCGAGCAAATGCAAAAAATGCTTCGTGAAGGCACCTCGCCCATCGAAGTCGCTCAGTTCGCCGAGAACCTCTCGGTGAGCAGCCTTGTTCAGCGCCGAGACGAGCTCAAGCTTCAACTCGCGGACCTGAACACGGTTTTTGGTGAGAAACACGAGAGCGTTCGCGCCGTTCAGGACCAGCTGGCGATCGTGGAGACCCGCCTCAGCGAGGAAATTCAGCGCACGATGAATGAAGTTCAGAACCGCGTAGAGCGCCTTGAGCGCCATCGGGTCGCTCTGGAAGGTCGACTGGCTGAACTTAAAGAACAGGCGTTCGAACTCAACGAGCTGGGCCTTGAATACGGACAGCTTCGGGACAAGGAAGAAACGCTGCGACAGCTCTATGAAACGGTTCTAAAGCGCTCCGAGGAGCTCGATATCAACTCGCTCTTCGAGTCGAATAATATCCAAGTTCTAGAGGAAGCCGAGGTACCTGGCGCGCCGTTCAGCCCGAATCTGCCTTATAATCTGGGTATCGCCCTTTTGGTTGGCATCGCGTTTGGAGGCGGCATCATCTTCCTGATCGCCGCCCTGGATAACACCATGCGCACAGAGGACGATGTCAATCGTTACACGCGCTCGCCCGTTTTGGGCGCTCTTCCTGAAGTGGACGCAGCCACGATCAAAGGCCTTGCCGACAACGCCTCGCTCGATATCATCACGCACGTTGCGCCTAAGAGCTCATTTGCTGAAGGCATCAAGACGCTACGAACCAACTTGATGTTCATGGCGGCTGACGAACCTCCGAAGCTTCTGCTGGTCACAAGCCCTGGGCCAGGCGAAGGAAAGACGCTGATCTCGTCGAATATGGCCATTGCCATGGCCCAATCCGGCCTCAAGACCCTGATTGTGGACAATGACTTGCGTCGCCCTCGTGTCCACAAGGCTCTTGGACTCAAGAACGCCAAAGGTGTCTCAGAGATCGCGATCGGAGAAGCCACGCTCGAAGAGACGCTTCTTCCCTCGGGTATCGAGAACCTCTGGGTACTACCTGCGGGCGATATTCCGCCGAATCCGACTGAATTGATGCATACCGCACGCTTCGAGAAGCTCATCGAAGAGCTTTCTCAGAAGTTCGACCGAGTGATTCTGGACTCGCCTCCGATCGGAGCCGTGGCAGACGCATTGATTCTAAGCCGCTTTGTGGATGCAGTTCTGCTGGTGGTCAAATACGGAACGACGCGTCGCGAAACCTTCCGCCGCTCAATCGACCAGCTCGATGCGATTGGCGCACCTTTGATGGGTTGCGTGCTCAACGACATCAAGAAGGACGCTGCGGGATATGGATACTCCTATTATTACTACCGCTACAACTACGAGGAGAAGCCCACAAAACCAGACTCGAAGATGGCGTCTTGAACGCATTGATTCTGGCGCGGCCTCCAAGTATGCTCCCTTTCGACAACATGTCGGGAACTAATTATGAAACTCAATAATCCACTCTACCGAATTCTCATCACGCTCCTATGTGGTGCGCTCGTCAGCGCTTGCGGTGACGATGAAAAACCTTCTTCAAACAATACCCCTGAGCCAGATATGGCTGAGGAAGACATGCCTGTCGAAGAAGACATGCCGGTAGACGAGCCCGACATGACGGTTGAGCCTGATATGGAAGAGATTCCAGAAGGTGAAGTTCGAGTTCCTCAGACCATCTCGGTTCTGCCACCCACTCCCGCAAGTTGTGACACTCCGGGGTCAAGGCAACGTATCCCCTTTGTGTTTTCGAGCACCGACGTCGTTCCGATTGTCGCCGGAGATATCGTCTCGGGACGGCCTCTCGTAGCCAACAGCACTGTAGATGCTGGCTCCCTGCTTTTCCGACAGCCTCGCGTGGCGGTCGCGAACCAAGAGTCTTGTGAGAGTGACGATGATTGCACTCGCGGCTTCCACTGTGCGTTTAACGGACTCGTGCGTCAGTGTACGGCCACAACCGGCGTTGAGCTCATTCCAGGGACCGTTCAACAAGACAACGACCCGGGAACCACCGAGAAGAGGCAGCTCGTAGCTGTCCTGATCGAGAACACGTCTGGACTTGAAGGACGCCTCCCCGTCGATGTGGGCGGCCTCTTTGGAGAGACTGGAGAGAAAGACCTCTTTGGGAACCCTGCCCGTGCAACCGATATCACTCGCATTCATCGCGAGAGCATCAAAGAATTCATGGTTGGGCTCGCCAGTGTGGCCAAGCCAAGCAACACCAGCGTTTCCGTTTGGTGGTATGCCGGTCAGGTTCCAGCAGAATCACGCCCGCTGGTCTTCCCGATGGAGCTGACGGACCACTTCACAAACGACCTCTCGGTGGGTGAATCGCTGATCGACACCATGCCCGACCCGATTCCAAAGCCTTCAAACCTCTACCAATCGATCTTGAAGGTCATCGAGAGCGACCTCGGGCTTGAGAAGTACGACAATCACGAGAAGTTCCTCTTCGTGTTCACGGACGGCCCGAATGAAGTCTACGACCCGAACGCGTCCTACGCGCAGGTCCTGGAAAAGCTGCAGGAAGAAAACGTCAAGCTGAACATCCTTCAGCTCGACTCCAAGATTGACGATAGCTTGCT
This Microvenator marinus DNA region includes the following protein-coding sequences:
- a CDS encoding O-antigen ligase family protein, with amino-acid sequence MTREDLSPGLLMVAMAAGISPLLLGSVHFWVAAIWFVWLLVACFLVLHEQKSSKYKVPRLSLFSIAFGLGAIWSFVQIIPLPIGLISLFSPLSHEWYAAGVSAAGLEMSGFRTFSMAPAESADRGLRLGVLALASIAVVNLRDRSALWRVLVGALVFAALGSLITGYVHRAMGLQEFFGFYLAKRAPQMSSFVSSNHASSLFGGAALVCSALSARMARTQNRGAAMALGGAGIGMFIAMMEAESAGALLAFLVSALLFMALFLGHMLIKRRWLVFSVSGGVVGLGIALPFLMNAISGGRWIFDSLETRVELMSAAVRASVDFWLVGSGSGSTQYVVPAYTDWTLLQDHSIPTIENELVEWVLTMGWPVAAIMLGLLALTLLMPNIEGEVSERRHFFISLNVALSAYFLAIGAMHFPFIALGLSLPMLIAVEAMARQVYQAHKEEAFAPGAYPYVKVENFAPKILIVLSVLAIGFVGGRVVYSLPELNENRQEERRVRLTPGDSRLYFSLAQDARKRGDSKAALELAKRAAHTEPTARMRLYLAWVMAEAEEIEESKKLYVELLENSWARTRAASAASSLFGAAELAQMVVKYPEIWRHTYLAVNKRKGKRFGADFALELATLAPKSAEASVLVIQSYSELKEWEVAEVWARSMVASRLRDEEGNAPGFGIWVDVLVKAGKRDEALRVAREAQKEVPGDPRIAQVLMQMRTPKATEAPANEVARVRAAHQVYCTSDRAGQARVLCLSVEAWLAESEGSVDNAEKALRDLADRFNNPVPLAELLHRHARCVALRSLHHQWKERSPSPRLGQLAESCR
- a CDS encoding GumC family protein, with product MNEIDTFANYHVPDAEEGSDSPARLISYYWGLLRKYYWIILITSIVGVSVGYFWTKQQPRLFRAESKIIFHQNKNNVFGKNIERVDLLEQGGSWQFEQFWNTQKEVLNSRWFAERIAQKVGMLEGDTHIPLTKADGTRYTDEERTRMAIGRVRGMMSVTLQRDSRVALVEVTGTDPKFATELANAVANAYIDYTKEFQSGGLNQIINWFDKYVGDKRGELTAAQAALHKFKRDRNILAISFEERQNLTGSDMSSVNSQLNDVRNDLSAERASLEQMQKMLREGTSPIEVAQFAENLSVSSLVQRRDELKLQLADLNTVFGEKHESVRAVQDQLAIVETRLSEEIQRTMNEVQNRVERLERHRVALEGRLAELKEQAFELNELGLEYGQLRDKEETLRQLYETVLKRSEELDINSLFESNNIQVLEEAEVPGAPFSPNLPYNLGIALLVGIAFGGGIIFLIAALDNTMRTEDDVNRYTRSPVLGALPEVDAATIKGLADNASLDIITHVAPKSSFAEGIKTLRTNLMFMAADEPPKLLLVTSPGPGEGKTLISSNMAIAMAQSGLKTLIVDNDLRRPRVHKALGLKNAKGVSEIAIGEATLEETLLPSGIENLWVLPAGDIPPNPTELMHTARFEKLIEELSQKFDRVILDSPPIGAVADALILSRFVDAVLLVVKYGTTRRETFRRSIDQLDAIGAPLMGCVLNDIKKDAAGYGYSYYYYRYNYEEKPTKPDSKMAS
- a CDS encoding vWA domain-containing protein, translated to MKLNNPLYRILITLLCGALVSACGDDEKPSSNNTPEPDMAEEDMPVEEDMPVDEPDMTVEPDMEEIPEGEVRVPQTISVLPPTPASCDTPGSRQRIPFVFSSTDVVPIVAGDIVSGRPLVANSTVDAGSLLFRQPRVAVANQESCESDDDCTRGFHCAFNGLVRQCTATTGVELIPGTVQQDNDPGTTEKRQLVAVLIENTSGLEGRLPVDVGGLFGETGEKDLFGNPARATDITRIHRESIKEFMVGLASVAKPSNTSVSVWWYAGQVPAESRPLVFPMELTDHFTNDLSVGESLIDTMPDPIPKPSNLYQSILKVIESDLGLEKYDNHEKFLFVFTDGPNEVYDPNASYAQVLEKLQEENVKLNILQLDSKIDDSLLRDLPTVYAGNTACQNDPACSARTCTADTDCQNYEVCRQATVYPAEETGDVTQTSSTYCMPRYQDGRIGPIDQFADLTCRTGGTYMYVKDPNEMRDYWRALPSTIDGQWSVEADFSRFLNEDTPVGFYRFSTIALGLLGGRDLAAQLVAPADEFSLDRRPIIRYGRVRN